A genomic window from Tolypothrix sp. PCC 7910 includes:
- a CDS encoding ABC transporter permease — MTSSTKISLETSRDWLIRLVTSETFIYVMKRLLQALLTLFLASALSFFIIQLAPGDYVDTLRQNPKISPERIEEIKRQFGLDKSWPEQFGFWLWRIFSKGDFGTSFVYQRSVASLLGERIQATLLLAIASLIVTWAIAIPLGIVAAVKQNKLVDRVLQVISYAGQGFPSFITALFLLIVAQVTSPIFPVGDMTSINHWELNWFGRVLDIGWHMILPTIALSITSFAGLQRITRGELLDVLRQDYIQTARAKGLPENRVIYVHALRNAINPLITLLGFELAGLLNGAFIAEQFFNWPGLGRLALQALQAQDLYLLMASLVMGAVLLIIGNLAADLLLKAADPRIRLENLN, encoded by the coding sequence ATGACATCTTCTACAAAAATTTCTCTGGAGACAAGTCGAGACTGGCTAATTAGGCTAGTCACGAGTGAGACTTTTATTTATGTAATGAAAAGGCTATTACAGGCGCTACTGACTTTGTTTTTGGCCTCTGCATTGTCATTTTTCATTATTCAACTGGCTCCAGGGGATTATGTAGATACATTACGGCAAAACCCTAAAATTTCCCCGGAAAGAATAGAGGAAATCAAGCGCCAGTTTGGTTTGGATAAGTCCTGGCCGGAGCAATTTGGGTTTTGGCTGTGGCGCATCTTTAGTAAAGGTGATTTTGGCACAAGTTTTGTGTACCAGCGCTCGGTAGCGTCGCTGTTAGGAGAACGCATACAGGCAACGTTACTATTAGCGATCGCTTCTTTAATTGTGACATGGGCGATCGCTATTCCTTTAGGAATCGTTGCTGCAGTGAAGCAAAATAAGCTGGTTGACCGGGTTTTACAGGTAATTAGCTATGCTGGGCAAGGATTTCCCAGTTTTATCACTGCCCTCTTCTTGCTGATCGTAGCCCAAGTCACCTCACCTATTTTTCCTGTGGGTGATATGACTAGCATCAATCACTGGGAATTGAATTGGTTTGGCAGGGTTCTCGATATTGGTTGGCACATGATTTTACCAACGATCGCACTATCAATTACCAGTTTTGCTGGTTTGCAACGCATCACTCGCGGCGAATTATTGGATGTTCTGCGTCAAGATTATATTCAAACAGCACGCGCCAAAGGATTACCAGAAAACCGAGTAATTTACGTTCATGCGCTGCGTAATGCCATCAACCCTTTAATTACCTTATTGGGTTTTGAGTTAGCTGGCTTATTAAACGGTGCATTTATTGCCGAACAGTTCTTTAACTGGCCCGGTTTAGGAAGATTGGCTTTACAGGCTTTACAAGCTCAAGACTTGTATTTATTAATGGCAAGCTTAGTCATGGGCGCAGTACTGTTAATTATCGGTAATTTAGCTGCTGATTTGCTACTTAAAGCTGCTGATCCACGCATTCGCCTAGAAAATTTAAATTAG
- a CDS encoding CHAT domain-containing protein: MNEQRLQAYCQLIKSLLNCTDGKEPEILAANQELLDAGFVQKVEEVAQMCSQHGDEKTANLLQSLAMQLGEGLNLDNKVDLQSLSEEEIQAYYQFLTEVIQATADSSGNSQVVYPLLTKNTDKLDGVLAEVLRRWGTNRLGEAKADEAEDLAANIVAFSNLIAQFPLGSKASNMEIAITGYEVALKVYTREALPVDWAATQNNLGAAYSDRIKGDKAENIENAIAAHTAALTVYTREALPQSWAATQYNLANAYSDRIKGDRAENIENAIAAYTAALTVRTREALPVDWAATQNNLAIAYSDRIKGDRAENIENAIAAYTAALTVRTREALPVDWAMTQNNLAIAYSDRIKGDRAENIENAIAAYTAALTVYTREALPQSWAMTQNNLAIAYSYRIKGDKADNIENAIAAYTAALTVRTREALPQSWATTQNNLAIAYSYRIKGDRAENIENAIAAYTAALTVKTREALPVDWAITQNNLGAAYSDRIKGDKAENIENAIAAYTAVLTVYTREALPVDWAMTQNNLANAYSDRIKGDRAENIENAIAAYTAALTVRTREALPVDWAMTQNNLAVAYSYRIKGDKADNIENAIAAYTAALTVRTREDLPQSWATTQNNLAIAYSDRINGNKADNIENAIAAYTAALTVRTREALPVDWATTQNNLAIAYSDRINGDKAENIENAIATYTAALTVRTREALPLDWAMTQNNLANAYSDRIKGERAENIENAIAAYIAALTVRTREALPEKHAETLFGLGRTYQDANQFDLAYNTFEFAIATIESLREEIVSGEESKRRQAERFNQLYRCIVEVCRELNKITEAIEYVERSKTRNLVEQILERDSKTIFPPEVVTQLETYRDEIATGQYKIQNGKAENPQILAQHLQELRQQRNELQNRYLPVGYGFKFDSFQPTLDERTAIIEWYILNEKILAFIVTKKGEITVWQSQPEDREALENWRIQYFQNYYNEKDQWQNSLGEELNKLASILHIDEILTQIPKHCDKLILIPHQFLHLFPLHALPVNQNSENSSCLLDLFAGGVSYAPSCQLLQQVQQRKRPDFQSLFAIQNPTEDLNYTNLEVQVIQGYFNTANVLKKTAATLTAINNSDLNTYHCAHFSCHGKFNLKNPGKSALILADAPIADTPTKPDSKRYLNVRAGENYDLDKCLTLDKIFSLKLEKCRLVTLSACETGLIDFNNASDEYIGLPSGFLLAGSQAVVSSLWEVDDFSTTFLMMKFYENLQTINTVSIALNQAQQWLRNLTTEEFEALLVKYHPQIEEMFAQIPEDTRPVARAILRRTSKRKPHPFAAPFYWAGFTATGL, translated from the coding sequence ATGAACGAACAGCGCCTACAAGCTTATTGCCAGCTAATCAAAAGCCTGCTAAATTGCACAGATGGAAAAGAACCAGAGATTTTAGCAGCAAACCAAGAATTACTTGATGCTGGCTTTGTGCAGAAGGTAGAAGAAGTAGCACAGATGTGTTCCCAACACGGAGATGAGAAGACAGCGAATTTGTTGCAAAGTTTGGCAATGCAACTAGGGGAAGGGTTGAATCTAGATAATAAAGTAGATTTGCAATCTCTTAGTGAGGAGGAGATACAGGCATATTACCAATTTTTGACGGAGGTAATACAAGCAACCGCAGACAGTAGTGGTAATTCCCAGGTAGTTTATCCCTTGCTGACTAAGAATACAGACAAACTCGACGGAGTATTAGCGGAAGTATTGCGCCGTTGGGGGACAAATAGACTTGGGGAAGCGAAAGCAGATGAAGCGGAAGATTTAGCAGCAAATATTGTCGCATTTAGCAATCTAATAGCGCAATTCCCTTTGGGTAGCAAAGCCAGCAATATGGAAATTGCCATTACTGGCTATGAAGTCGCACTGAAAGTCTACACCAGAGAAGCTTTGCCTGTTGATTGGGCAGCAACGCAAAATAATCTCGGTGCTGCCTACAGCGATAGAATTAAAGGAGACAAGGCAGAGAACATCGAAAATGCGATCGCTGCTCATACTGCTGCTTTAACTGTCTATACCAGAGAAGCTTTGCCTCAATCTTGGGCAGCAACGCAATATAATCTCGCAAATGCCTACAGCGATAGAATTAAAGGAGACAGGGCAGAAAACATCGAAAATGCGATCGCTGCTTATACTGCTGCTTTAACTGTCAGAACCAGAGAAGCTTTGCCTGTTGATTGGGCAGCAACGCAAAATAATCTCGCAATTGCCTACAGCGATAGAATTAAAGGAGACAGGGCAGAGAACATCGAAAATGCGATCGCTGCTTATACTGCTGCTTTAACTGTCAGAACCAGAGAAGCTTTGCCTGTTGATTGGGCAATGACGCAAAATAATCTCGCAATTGCCTACAGCGATAGAATTAAAGGAGACAGGGCAGAGAACATCGAAAATGCGATCGCTGCTTATACTGCTGCTTTAACTGTCTACACCAGAGAAGCTTTACCTCAATCTTGGGCAATGACGCAAAATAATCTCGCAATTGCCTACAGCTATAGAATTAAAGGAGACAAGGCAGATAACATCGAAAATGCGATCGCTGCTTATACTGCTGCTTTAACTGTCAGAACCAGAGAAGCTTTACCTCAATCTTGGGCAACAACGCAAAATAATCTCGCAATTGCCTACAGCTATAGAATTAAAGGAGACAGGGCAGAGAACATCGAAAATGCGATCGCTGCTTATACTGCTGCTTTAACTGTCAAAACCAGAGAAGCTTTGCCTGTTGATTGGGCAATAACGCAAAATAATCTCGGTGCTGCCTACAGCGATAGAATTAAAGGAGACAAGGCAGAAAACATCGAAAATGCGATCGCTGCTTATACTGCTGTTTTAACTGTCTACACCAGAGAAGCTTTGCCTGTTGATTGGGCAATGACGCAAAATAATCTCGCAAATGCCTACAGCGATAGAATTAAAGGAGACAGGGCAGAAAACATCGAAAATGCGATCGCTGCTTATACTGCTGCTTTAACTGTCAGAACCAGAGAAGCTTTGCCTGTTGATTGGGCAATGACGCAAAATAATCTCGCAGTTGCCTACAGCTATAGAATTAAAGGAGACAAGGCAGATAACATCGAAAATGCGATCGCTGCTTATACTGCTGCTTTAACTGTCAGAACCAGAGAAGATTTGCCTCAATCTTGGGCAACAACGCAAAATAATCTCGCAATTGCCTACAGCGATAGAATTAACGGAAACAAGGCAGATAACATCGAAAATGCGATCGCTGCTTATACTGCTGCTTTAACTGTCAGAACCAGAGAAGCTTTGCCTGTTGATTGGGCAACAACGCAAAATAATCTCGCAATTGCCTACAGCGATAGAATTAACGGAGACAAGGCAGAGAACATCGAAAATGCGATCGCTACTTATACTGCTGCTTTAACTGTCAGAACCAGGGAAGCTTTGCCTTTAGATTGGGCAATGACGCAAAATAATCTCGCAAATGCCTACAGCGATAGAATTAAAGGAGAGAGGGCAGAAAACATCGAAAATGCGATTGCGGCTTATATTGCTGCTTTAACTGTCAGAACCAGGGAAGCTTTGCCTGAAAAGCATGCAGAAACTTTGTTTGGACTGGGAAGAACTTACCAAGACGCAAACCAGTTTGACTTAGCATATAATACTTTTGAGTTTGCCATTGCCACTATAGAATCTTTACGGGAAGAAATAGTATCTGGAGAGGAAAGCAAACGTAGGCAAGCGGAACGCTTTAACCAACTTTATCGCTGCATAGTAGAAGTTTGCAGGGAATTAAATAAGATTACCGAAGCAATTGAATATGTTGAACGCAGTAAAACCCGCAATTTAGTTGAACAAATCCTCGAACGCGACTCTAAAACCATCTTCCCCCCAGAAGTAGTAACTCAACTAGAAACATACAGGGATGAAATAGCCACAGGACAATATAAAATCCAAAATGGCAAAGCTGAAAATCCCCAAATCCTAGCACAACATCTCCAAGAATTGCGACAGCAGCGTAATGAATTGCAAAACCGCTATTTACCTGTTGGTTATGGTTTCAAATTTGATTCATTCCAGCCTACTTTGGATGAGCGTACAGCCATTATCGAGTGGTATATTCTAAATGAGAAAATTCTAGCGTTTATTGTCACAAAAAAAGGAGAGATAACAGTTTGGCAATCCCAACCAGAAGACAGAGAAGCTTTGGAAAATTGGCGAATTCAATATTTTCAAAACTACTACAATGAAAAAGACCAGTGGCAGAATAGCTTAGGGGAAGAACTCAACAAATTAGCCTCGATTCTCCACATTGATGAAATATTAACCCAGATACCAAAGCACTGCGATAAACTCATCCTAATTCCTCATCAATTCCTGCATTTATTCCCCCTTCATGCACTCCCAGTAAATCAAAATTCTGAAAATTCGTCTTGTCTTCTGGATTTATTTGCTGGTGGTGTCAGCTATGCACCCAGTTGTCAACTACTGCAACAGGTACAACAACGCAAACGCCCTGATTTTCAATCTCTATTTGCAATTCAAAACCCCACAGAAGACCTGAATTACACCAATTTAGAAGTACAAGTTATTCAAGGCTACTTTAATACTGCCAACGTCCTGAAAAAGACAGCAGCGACACTCACAGCAATTAATAATTCTGACTTAAATACTTATCACTGTGCCCACTTTAGCTGTCATGGTAAATTTAACTTAAAGAATCCCGGTAAATCAGCCTTAATTTTGGCAGATGCGCCTATCGCAGACACCCCAACAAAACCCGACTCCAAACGTTACCTAAATGTGCGAGCAGGGGAAAACTACGATTTAGACAAATGCCTTACCCTAGATAAAATCTTTAGTCTCAAATTAGAAAAATGTCGCCTTGTCACCCTTTCCGCCTGCGAAACTGGATTGATTGATTTTAACAATGCCAGCGATGAATACATTGGGTTACCTAGCGGTTTTCTGTTAGCTGGTAGTCAAGCTGTAGTTAGTAGTTTGTGGGAAGTTGACGATTTTTCTACAACATTTTTGATGATGAAATTTTATGAAAACCTGCAAACAATAAATACTGTCTCCATAGCACTCAATCAAGCACAGCAGTGGTTACGAAATTTAACAACAGAAGAATTTGAAGCACTGTTAGTTAAATATCATCCACAAATTGAAGAAATGTTTGCTCAAATTCCAGAAGACACGCGTCCAGTAGCAAGAGCAATATTAAGAAGAACCAGCAAGCGTAAACCCCACCCTTTTGCAGCACCATTTTACTGGGCAGGATTTACAGCTACAGGGCTTTAG
- a CDS encoding element excision factor XisH family protein: protein MPAKDVYHNVVIKALEKDSWLITDDPFKLKCGTKDLYIDLGAEKLIAAEKGQQKIAVEIKSFLNPSPVTDLENALGQFILYYDILEEQGSDRILYLAIPQRTYTEIFTESIGKILLKKDRLRLLVFDPKQEVIVQWIP, encoded by the coding sequence ATGCCAGCCAAAGACGTTTATCATAATGTTGTGATAAAAGCCCTAGAAAAAGATAGTTGGCTAATTACTGATGACCCATTTAAATTAAAATGTGGAACAAAAGACTTATATATAGATTTAGGTGCAGAAAAACTTATAGCTGCCGAAAAAGGTCAGCAAAAAATAGCAGTTGAAATAAAGAGTTTTCTTAACCCATCACCCGTTACAGATTTAGAAAATGCATTAGGACAGTTTATTCTTTATTACGATATTTTAGAAGAACAAGGAAGCGACCGGATTTTATATCTTGCTATCCCCCAGCGAACTTACACTGAAATTTTTACTGAATCTATCGGCAAGATTTTATTAAAAAAAGACCGCTTACGTTTACTTGTATTTGACCCAAAGCAAGAGGTAATTGTGCAATGGATACCTTAA
- a CDS encoding XisI protein yields MDTLKKYQKIIEEILTEYIKIPYANRQLEIKLIIDRTATNYIVMTLGWEREERVHGCIIHIEIIDGKIWIQRDGTEYGIANELVAAGIPKDKIVLAFHPEDVRQYTDFAIA; encoded by the coding sequence ATGGATACCTTAAAGAAATATCAAAAAATTATCGAAGAAATTCTAACTGAATATATAAAAATACCCTATGCCAATCGTCAATTAGAAATAAAACTCATCATTGATCGCACAGCTACTAATTACATAGTCATGACTTTAGGATGGGAAAGAGAAGAACGAGTTCATGGTTGTATTATCCATATTGAAATTATTGATGGAAAAATTTGGATTCAGCGCGATGGGACTGAATATGGGATTGCTAATGAACTCGTAGCCGCAGGAATTCCCAAAGATAAAATTGTTTTAGCTTTTCATCCAGAAGATGTTAGACAATACACTGATTTTGCGATCGCTTGA
- the ilvD gene encoding dihydroxy-acid dehydratase — MSENLRSQVVTQGVQRSPNRAMLRAVGFQDEDFNKAIVGIANGYSTITPCNMGINQLAQRAEAAVKTAGAMPQIFGTITISDGISMGTEGMKYSLVSREVIADSIETAVTGQSMDGVLAIGGCDKNMPGAMIAIARMNIPAIFVYGGTIKPGHYNGKDLTVVSSFEAVGQYSAGKIDENELIQVERNACPGAGSCGGMYTANTMSSAFEAMGMSLPYSSTMAAEDAEKADSTAKSADVLVEAIRKQILPRQIITRKSIENAIAVIMAVGGSTNAVLHFLAIARAAGVELTIDDFETIRGRVPVLCDLKPSGRYVATDLHKAGGIPLVMKMLLVHGLIHGDALTISGQTIAEVLADVPEEPSANQDVIRPWNNPMYPQGHLAILKGNLATEGAVAKITGVKKPTITGPARVFESEEASLDAILAGKIQPGDILVIRYEGPKGGPGMREMLAPTSAIIGAGLGDSVGLITDGRFSGGTYGMVVGHVAPEAAVGGTIALVEEGDSITIDAPSRLLQLNISDEELARRRANWQPPKPRYTKGVLGKYAKLVASSSLGAVTDLDLFE, encoded by the coding sequence ATGTCGGAGAATTTAAGAAGCCAAGTTGTAACGCAAGGGGTGCAGCGTTCGCCTAATAGAGCAATGCTGCGTGCAGTTGGTTTTCAAGATGAAGATTTTAATAAAGCCATTGTCGGGATTGCCAATGGTTACAGCACTATTACCCCTTGTAATATGGGGATTAATCAGCTTGCACAAAGAGCCGAAGCTGCTGTCAAAACTGCAGGGGCAATGCCGCAAATTTTCGGCACAATTACTATTAGTGACGGAATTTCGATGGGAACGGAAGGGATGAAATATTCCCTGGTTTCTCGAGAAGTAATTGCAGATTCAATTGAAACTGCGGTTACCGGGCAAAGTATGGATGGTGTACTGGCTATTGGTGGTTGTGATAAAAATATGCCAGGGGCAATGATTGCGATCGCCCGCATGAATATCCCTGCTATTTTTGTCTACGGTGGCACGATTAAACCCGGACATTATAACGGTAAGGATTTAACAGTTGTTAGTTCCTTTGAAGCTGTCGGTCAATATAGCGCCGGCAAAATTGACGAAAATGAATTAATACAAGTCGAACGCAACGCTTGTCCTGGTGCTGGTTCCTGTGGTGGGATGTATACAGCTAATACTATGTCTTCGGCTTTTGAAGCTATGGGGATGAGTTTACCCTATTCTTCTACTATGGCAGCTGAAGATGCAGAAAAGGCTGATAGTACAGCAAAATCGGCAGATGTTTTAGTAGAAGCAATTCGTAAACAAATCTTACCCCGGCAAATCATCACCCGCAAATCTATAGAAAACGCTATTGCCGTGATTATGGCTGTAGGTGGTTCCACAAATGCAGTATTGCACTTTTTGGCGATCGCTCGCGCTGCTGGGGTGGAATTAACTATTGACGACTTTGAAACTATCCGCGGAAGAGTACCTGTATTGTGTGATTTAAAACCAAGCGGTAGATATGTAGCTACGGATTTACACAAAGCTGGTGGCATTCCTCTAGTGATGAAAATGCTACTAGTACATGGTTTAATTCACGGTGATGCTCTCACCATTAGCGGTCAAACTATCGCTGAAGTGTTGGCAGATGTCCCAGAAGAACCATCAGCGAACCAAGATGTGATTCGTCCTTGGAATAACCCGATGTATCCTCAAGGACATTTGGCTATTTTGAAAGGTAACTTAGCGACTGAAGGGGCAGTAGCAAAAATTACCGGAGTTAAGAAGCCGACAATTACCGGGCCAGCAAGAGTATTTGAGTCAGAAGAAGCTTCTTTAGATGCAATTTTGGCAGGAAAAATTCAACCAGGCGATATTCTAGTCATTCGCTACGAAGGGCCGAAGGGAGGCCCCGGTATGCGGGAAATGCTAGCTCCCACCTCAGCCATTATTGGTGCTGGTTTAGGTGATTCAGTGGGGCTAATTACCGATGGGCGTTTCTCTGGTGGTACCTACGGTATGGTAGTGGGACACGTTGCACCAGAAGCAGCCGTTGGCGGTACGATCGCTCTTGTCGAAGAAGGCGATAGTATTACAATCGATGCACCCTCACGTTTATTACAGTTGAACATCTCCGACGAAGAATTAGCGCGCCGTCGTGCCAATTGGCAACCTCCAAAACCCCGTTACACCAAAGGTGTGTTAGGTAAATATGCCAAATTAGTTGCTTCTAGCAGCCTAGGTGCTGTAACAGATTTGGATTTGTTTGAATAG
- a CDS encoding alcohol dehydrogenase catalytic domain-containing protein: MKGIWLEHNQLQLRTDIPTPEPPPGEALVRVLRAGICNTDLELLRGYYPYSGILGHEFVGVVEQGPENLLNRRVVGEINAVCGHCRFCRTGNSTHCENRTVLGIVNRHGAFAEYLCLPVENLHPVPENVPTEVATFTEPIAAALEIQQQVALGANDRVLVVGDGKLGQLVAQTIALTGCELLVIGRHREKLANLAARGIKTGLATDVRDRFFDISVECTGNPEGFAIARRALRPRGTLVLKSTYAGNLNLDVSSLVVDEITLIGSRCGPFPAALQLLASEQLDVTPLIHARYHLSDGLAAFEYAQTRGVLKVLLEIGD, encoded by the coding sequence ATGAAAGGAATTTGGCTCGAACACAACCAATTGCAATTACGCACAGATATTCCAACTCCAGAACCGCCACCAGGAGAAGCTCTTGTGCGTGTATTGCGTGCAGGTATTTGCAACACCGATTTAGAACTGCTCAGAGGCTACTATCCCTACAGTGGAATTTTAGGGCATGAATTTGTTGGTGTTGTGGAACAAGGGCCAGAAAACCTACTAAATCGGCGGGTTGTTGGCGAAATTAACGCAGTCTGCGGACATTGTCGATTTTGTCGTACTGGCAATTCAACTCACTGCGAAAACCGCACTGTATTAGGGATTGTTAACCGTCACGGTGCATTTGCTGAATACCTCTGTTTACCAGTCGAGAATTTACATCCTGTACCGGAGAATGTGCCTACAGAAGTAGCAACATTTACTGAACCGATAGCAGCCGCCTTAGAAATTCAGCAACAGGTAGCGTTAGGTGCAAATGACAGAGTGTTAGTAGTTGGAGATGGTAAGCTGGGACAACTGGTAGCACAAACAATAGCGTTAACAGGCTGTGAACTTTTAGTAATAGGTCGTCATCGAGAAAAACTAGCTAATTTGGCAGCGAGAGGCATTAAAACAGGTTTAGCCACAGATGTAAGAGATAGATTTTTCGATATTTCCGTAGAGTGTACTGGTAATCCCGAAGGATTTGCGATCGCACGCCGTGCCCTACGTCCTCGCGGTACATTAGTACTCAAAAGTACTTATGCCGGCAATCTTAACTTAGATGTTTCGTCTTTGGTAGTAGACGAAATCACGCTCATTGGTTCCCGTTGTGGCCCCTTTCCCGCCGCACTACAATTGCTAGCCAGCGAACAACTAGACGTAACACCCTTAATTCATGCCCGCTACCACCTCAGCGACGGACTTGCAGCTTTTGAATATGCTCAAACTCGAGGTGTTTTAAAGGTGTTGTTGGAGATTGGGGATTAG
- a CDS encoding inositol monophosphatase family protein, translating to MNDFWNTILDFAQSTTTKVGKQLMQDFGRVQALHKADGTLVTQADKWADQTIRDAIASTFPEYGILTEESDRTFPGTEWCWVIDPLDGTTNFTRGIPIWGISLGLLYKGIPIFGYVHVPPLNQTFHGFWEGTSGLATPTGAFLNHHPIHTSPDAPSNNHFFNLCSRSTAAMQPDFPSKIRMLGVASYNFLTVANGAVLGGMEATPKVWDLAGVWVIVQAAGGTWLSLKSEPFPLSPGVDYSDRSFPTLVVSRPELVSVFTPFLSAVKI from the coding sequence ATGAATGATTTTTGGAATACTATTCTCGATTTTGCCCAAAGCACCACTACCAAAGTGGGGAAGCAATTAATGCAGGATTTTGGGCGGGTGCAAGCTTTACATAAAGCTGATGGCACTTTGGTAACACAAGCTGATAAATGGGCAGATCAGACAATTAGGGATGCGATCGCTTCTACTTTTCCTGAATACGGTATTTTAACCGAAGAGAGTGACCGAACTTTTCCCGGTACAGAATGGTGCTGGGTAATTGACCCTTTGGACGGTACAACTAACTTTACGCGGGGTATCCCCATTTGGGGGATTTCTCTAGGTTTACTGTATAAAGGAATTCCAATATTTGGCTATGTTCATGTACCACCGCTAAATCAAACTTTTCATGGTTTTTGGGAAGGTACATCGGGATTAGCAACACCAACTGGAGCATTTCTTAATCATCACCCCATTCACACCAGCCCTGATGCTCCTAGCAATAATCACTTTTTTAATCTTTGTTCTCGCAGCACCGCCGCAATGCAGCCAGATTTCCCCAGCAAAATTCGGATGCTAGGTGTAGCTAGCTATAACTTTCTCACAGTTGCTAATGGTGCAGTTTTAGGCGGGATGGAAGCCACACCGAAAGTTTGGGACTTAGCAGGCGTTTGGGTAATTGTTCAAGCTGCTGGTGGTACATGGTTATCTTTAAAATCAGAGCCTTTTCCTCTCTCACCAGGAGTAGATTATAGCGATCGCTCTTTCCCTACTCTTGTAGTTAGTCGCCCAGAATTAGTATCCGTATTTACGCCGTTTTTGTCAGCTGTCAAAATTTAA
- a CDS encoding BCD family MFS transporter: MASSEAFDSRTNSVAVPRVNLLTMFRLGLFQMGLSMMSILTLGVLNRVMIQEIAIPATLVSLVLALPAFVSPSRIWFGQISDAKPMWGYHRTAYVWVGAAVFAIAAFLSVQVMWQLDFAAEAAGGWVWTTQTLGWTALLCLVFAVYGLAICASGTAFAALLVDISEEDNRSKVVGVVWSMLMVGIIVGAIISSSLLKQLTPGASIATLQAAVNKLFMVVPAIVFCFAIAATLGVEKKYSLYSRRSQVVNREDSISLRNAWGILTASRQTGLFFTFLLVMTISLFMQDPIVEPFAGQVFKMPLAESTKLNVFYGTGILISYGVTGFVIVPRLGKRRTAKLGCILVACASLLLGFSGFSANPAFLKFGLVLFGLATGFVTTAAISLMLDLTAAEAAGTFIGAWGLAQSISRGIAVVIGGTVLDIGRNLLPSLELAYGLVFVLEAIGMLVSIWFLNRVNVTEFQTSTKQAIASVLESDLD, translated from the coding sequence ATGGCAAGCAGTGAAGCCTTTGATTCTCGAACAAACTCCGTAGCTGTGCCAAGGGTCAATCTGCTGACCATGTTCAGGCTAGGCTTGTTTCAAATGGGGTTGAGCATGATGTCAATCCTGACTCTGGGGGTACTGAACAGAGTCATGATTCAGGAAATTGCGATTCCAGCAACCCTAGTGTCGTTAGTGCTAGCACTCCCAGCTTTCGTTTCGCCTTCGCGTATTTGGTTTGGTCAGATATCAGATGCTAAACCTATGTGGGGTTATCATCGTACAGCTTATGTTTGGGTGGGAGCAGCAGTATTTGCGATCGCCGCATTTTTATCTGTGCAGGTAATGTGGCAGTTGGATTTTGCTGCCGAAGCTGCTGGCGGTTGGGTATGGACGACTCAAACTCTTGGCTGGACGGCGCTGCTGTGCTTGGTGTTTGCTGTCTACGGTCTAGCAATTTGTGCTAGCGGTACAGCTTTTGCTGCTTTGTTGGTGGATATCTCCGAAGAAGATAACCGTTCCAAAGTAGTCGGTGTTGTCTGGTCGATGCTAATGGTGGGAATTATTGTTGGAGCAATTATTAGTTCCAGCTTACTGAAGCAATTAACACCAGGAGCCAGCATAGCGACGTTACAAGCAGCCGTTAACAAGCTGTTTATGGTTGTGCCAGCTATTGTATTTTGTTTTGCGATCGCTGCCACATTGGGTGTAGAGAAAAAGTATTCCTTATATTCCAGACGTTCTCAAGTAGTCAATCGCGAAGACAGCATCAGCTTACGTAACGCATGGGGAATTTTAACAGCTAGTCGGCAAACAGGCTTGTTTTTCACGTTTTTATTAGTGATGACTATCAGCTTGTTTATGCAAGATCCAATTGTGGAACCTTTTGCAGGACAAGTTTTTAAGATGCCTCTAGCTGAAAGCACCAAGCTGAATGTTTTCTATGGCACTGGTATCCTCATTTCCTACGGCGTAACCGGCTTTGTGATTGTGCCACGTTTAGGTAAGCGTAGAACTGCCAAATTAGGCTGCATATTAGTAGCTTGTGCTTCGCTTTTGCTAGGCTTCTCCGGCTTTTCCGCGAATCCAGCTTTCTTGAAATTCGGTTTAGTTTTGTTCGGTTTAGCAACTGGTTTTGTCACCACAGCAGCAATTAGCTTAATGCTAGATTTAACAGCCGCCGAAGCCGCAGGTACATTTATTGGCGCATGGGGGTTAGCACAGTCAATTTCTCGAGGGATTGCTGTAGTAATTGGTGGCACAGTCTTAGATATAGGACGTAATTTACTACCCAGCTTAGAACTAGCCTATGGACTAGTATTTGTTTTAGAAGCCATAGGAATGTTGGTATCAATTTGGTTCCTTAATCGCGTCAACGTCACAGAATTTCAAACCAGCACCAAACAAGCGATCGCTTCTGTATTGGAAAGTGATTTAGATTAA